The Leptospiraceae bacterium genome has a segment encoding these proteins:
- a CDS encoding SRPBCC family protein, with protein MILQRVQHIPRNIDEVWDFFSNPRNLKIITPPYMGFDIINEVPEKMYEGLLIEYRVSPLLNIPLKWISEISYIKEKEYFIDEQKVGPYKLWHHTHIFEKKDNGVLMKDIVYYELPFSPISNIILPLIENRLKEIFNYRYNKIKELFP; from the coding sequence ATGATATTACAACGAGTTCAACATATACCAAGAAATATTGATGAAGTCTGGGATTTTTTTAGCAATCCCAGAAATTTAAAAATCATCACACCCCCTTACATGGGATTTGATATCATAAATGAAGTGCCTGAGAAAATGTATGAAGGACTTTTGATTGAATATCGAGTATCTCCACTTCTGAACATTCCCTTAAAATGGATTTCTGAAATATCATATATAAAAGAGAAAGAGTATTTTATTGATGAACAGAAGGTTGGTCCTTATAAATTATGGCATCATACTCATATCTTCGAGAAGAAAGATAATGGTGTTTTAATGAAAGATATTGTATATTATGAATTACCATTTTCACCAATTTCGAATATCATATTGCCATTGATTGAAAATCGATTAAAGGAAATTTTCAATTATCGTTATAATAAGATCAAAGAACTTTTCCCATAG
- a CDS encoding PAS domain-containing protein, translating to MNEINKLSSFRSIHESIHEKAAFWAKHQHKFVSDDFLERLEDINHKELDTQSIGIIEIDDKGKILYFNDTESKQTGLKKEQVLNKNFFTEVAICTNNLLFRSIFEQGVLDNHLNHLLPYVFTYKMDPIFVKIHLYRTKTKRNFILIKRD from the coding sequence ATGAATGAAATCAATAAATTATCAAGTTTCAGAAGTATCCACGAAAGTATCCACGAAAAAGCTGCCTTTTGGGCAAAACATCAACATAAATTCGTCAGTGATGATTTTTTAGAGAGACTAGAGGATATCAATCATAAAGAATTAGATACACAAAGTATAGGAATCATAGAAATAGATGACAAAGGTAAAATTCTATACTTTAATGATACTGAATCTAAACAAACTGGATTAAAAAAAGAACAGGTTTTGAATAAGAATTTTTTTACAGAAGTCGCAATATGCACAAATAATCTCCTATTTCGAAGTATATTTGAGCAAGGTGTATTGGACAATCATTTGAATCATTTACTTCCCTATGTTTTTACTTACAAAATGGATCCAATATTTGTAAAAATCCATTTGTATCGAACAAAAACAAAAAGAAATTTCATCTTGATTAAGAGAGATTAA